One window of Candidatus Nitrospira kreftii genomic DNA carries:
- a CDS encoding putative teichuronic acid biosynthesis glycosyltransferase TuaG — protein sequence MENDHDDMVSVIMPAYNSEQYIGESIASVLTQSYRNLELLITDDCSLDGTQQVIEELARHDRRVRYFRLNENSGAAIARNNSLKNARGRYIAFLDADDVWLENKLELQLAFMKANDSAFSFTGYSLYYGNGHFDEKVIDSNSLDKIARNDLLKKSCTVGCSTVILDKTKLPQIQMVNIRTGQDYALWLRLLRESDHVAHNYKRRLTGYRVRKDSISRNKFAKSKRQWQIYREIENFGLLSSLYFMFFYARNAVFRR from the coding sequence ATGGAAAACGATCATGATGATATGGTGTCGGTGATCATGCCAGCTTATAACTCCGAACAGTACATTGGAGAATCTATTGCGAGCGTCTTAACCCAGTCATATAGGAATCTTGAGCTGTTAATTACAGATGATTGTTCTTTGGATGGCACGCAACAGGTCATCGAAGAGTTGGCCAGACATGATCGGAGAGTGAGGTACTTTAGGCTGAACGAAAACAGCGGGGCGGCGATTGCCAGAAACAATAGTTTAAAAAATGCTAGAGGCCGATATATTGCCTTCTTGGATGCTGACGATGTATGGCTCGAAAACAAACTGGAGCTGCAGCTAGCCTTTATGAAAGCCAATGATAGTGCGTTCTCCTTCACGGGGTACTCGTTGTATTATGGCAACGGTCATTTCGATGAAAAAGTGATCGATTCTAATTCACTGGATAAAATCGCAAGAAATGATTTGTTGAAAAAGTCGTGTACGGTCGGGTGTTCGACCGTCATTCTCGATAAAACAAAATTACCGCAGATACAGATGGTTAATATTCGAACTGGCCAGGATTATGCCCTCTGGTTGAGGCTATTGCGCGAATCGGATCACGTTGCCCATAACTACAAGAGAAGATTGACCGGTTATCGCGTTCGCAAGGATTCCATATCCAGAAATAAGTTTGCGAAGTCTAAGAGGCAATGGCAAATATACCGAGAAATTGAAAACTTTGGTCTGCTTTCTTCACTGTACTTTATGTTCTTTTATGCACGAAACGCAGTATTTCGCAGGTGA
- a CDS encoding hypothetical protein (conserved membrane protein of unknown function) encodes MMTSTRYLIFSSVVVIALLSYMYSDSLLFLFNHWIGSDDYSHGMFVPLISGFLVWQSRHRLMQVPRERAWWGLGVIFVGLMLYVVGELATLYVVLHLSLWIVIVGLVIALVGIRGAKAIAFPLGYLLTAVPLPVFFYANLSSQLQLWSSSLGVGCLQLVGVMAFREGNVIDLGQVQLQVVEACSGIRYLLPLTSLALLCAYLFKDKMWKRVVLVLSAIPISILINGFRIGMIGVLVELYGKGAAEGFYHLFEGWVIFMVSLAFLIIEMGLLGRIGTVAPYRPFLAQLSWCDQDGEGSQGSALSLPRRILPSLGPAYLCSVAILAPFTLLSTSLVDRAETPPSRAAFIDFPMEVNGWRGERFPLEKQYIDRLRFDDYVLADYRSSYGDRVNFYAAYYQSQRKGQSAHSPKSCLPGGGWEITSITHKELPSSAKILQPLMVNRAVIHKGDQKQIVLYWFKQRDRYLADEYLVKVYLLWDAVSRQRTDGALVRMASLVGAGETEAMVDQRLEAFAAEIGPELSRFVPD; translated from the coding sequence ATGATGACCAGTACACGCTACCTGATCTTCAGCTCAGTCGTGGTCATCGCGTTATTGTCCTATATGTATTCGGATAGCCTGCTGTTTCTGTTCAATCATTGGATTGGAAGTGACGATTATAGCCATGGAATGTTTGTGCCTCTGATTAGTGGGTTTTTGGTTTGGCAATCACGGCATCGATTGATGCAAGTTCCAAGAGAACGAGCATGGTGGGGGCTCGGCGTTATCTTTGTGGGGCTCATGCTCTATGTAGTCGGCGAATTGGCCACGTTGTATGTGGTTCTCCATCTCTCGCTCTGGATCGTGATTGTCGGGTTGGTGATTGCCTTGGTGGGAATTCGTGGGGCAAAGGCTATTGCGTTTCCACTCGGCTATCTCCTCACGGCTGTTCCGTTACCAGTCTTTTTCTACGCCAACCTATCGAGTCAACTGCAGTTGTGGTCTTCATCGCTTGGGGTTGGGTGTTTGCAGCTCGTTGGGGTGATGGCCTTTCGCGAAGGGAATGTCATCGATCTTGGGCAGGTTCAGCTCCAGGTTGTCGAAGCCTGCAGCGGAATTCGCTATCTCCTGCCTTTGACATCTCTGGCGTTGCTCTGCGCCTATTTGTTTAAGGACAAGATGTGGAAGCGGGTAGTTCTCGTACTCTCAGCAATTCCCATCTCCATTCTCATTAATGGTTTCAGGATCGGCATGATCGGCGTGCTAGTTGAACTCTATGGCAAGGGCGCCGCGGAAGGTTTCTACCATCTATTCGAAGGATGGGTCATTTTCATGGTGAGTTTGGCGTTTCTGATTATAGAAATGGGACTGTTGGGGCGGATTGGGACGGTAGCACCATACCGACCTTTTCTGGCGCAACTATCCTGGTGTGATCAGGATGGAGAGGGTTCGCAAGGGAGTGCCCTGTCGTTGCCAAGGCGGATCTTGCCATCTCTCGGTCCGGCCTATCTCTGCAGCGTGGCGATTCTCGCGCCCTTCACGCTGCTCTCGACCTCTCTGGTGGATCGTGCAGAAACGCCTCCGTCACGCGCGGCCTTCATTGACTTTCCGATGGAGGTCAACGGATGGCGAGGCGAGCGCTTCCCACTGGAAAAACAGTATATCGACAGACTCCGATTCGACGACTATGTGTTGGCCGATTATCGTTCCAGCTATGGAGATCGGGTCAATTTCTATGCGGCCTATTATCAATCACAACGGAAAGGACAGTCCGCCCATTCCCCGAAGAGTTGTCTGCCTGGTGGCGGTTGGGAAATCACCTCCATTACCCATAAAGAATTGCCGTCGTCAGCGAAGATACTGCAGCCACTCATGGTCAATCGTGCCGTCATTCATAAGGGGGACCAGAAGCAGATCGTCCTGTACTGGTTCAAACAACGAGACCGATATTTAGCGGATGAATATTTAGTGAAGGTGTACTTGCTGTGGGATGCCGTATCGCGTCAACGCACCGACGGCGCGCTGGTCCGAATGGCCTCGCTTGTGGGGGCAGGGGAAACAGAGGCGATGGTCGACCAACGTCTTGAGGCGTTTGCAGCTGAGATAGGGCCAGAGCTGAGTAGGTTTGTGCCGGACTGA
- a CDS encoding hypothetical protein (conserved exported protein of unknown function): MRMMKTWFRRGGMLAAVAVCSLLVPLTAAHAALVTYSFTGNFDGDPLGMTPITGSFQFDNGTSGSGGIYNSAVTGMSLTIGSGSGSYTSVLAPGANAVTISQNTNLGGGLLGDRWGLVTAATGPQVGDFSPFRFDLRFDGDGDLLTSTNLQDPPSLATVSAARWRLMFEDSNGDPVALRGSITSLTAVPLPAAVILFGAGLISLVGLGAGGLRNLRGSRA, encoded by the coding sequence ATGCGGATGATGAAAACCTGGTTTAGGAGAGGGGGCATGCTGGCAGCTGTTGCGGTTTGTTCCCTCTTGGTTCCTTTGACTGCGGCTCACGCTGCTCTGGTGACCTATTCGTTCACTGGAAACTTTGATGGCGATCCTCTTGGTATGACCCCAATTACCGGATCCTTTCAATTCGACAATGGGACGAGCGGCAGCGGGGGGATATACAACAGCGCAGTGACCGGCATGAGCCTGACGATCGGTAGTGGATCCGGAAGCTATACGTCGGTCTTGGCTCCTGGCGCGAATGCGGTAACGATTTCGCAGAACACCAACCTCGGTGGCGGGTTGCTGGGAGATCGTTGGGGTCTGGTGACGGCTGCAACAGGACCGCAGGTCGGTGATTTTAGCCCATTTAGGTTTGATCTGCGTTTCGACGGTGACGGTGATTTGCTTACGAGTACCAATCTCCAAGATCCGCCCAGTTTGGCGACGGTGAGTGCGGCGAGATGGCGACTCATGTTTGAAGATAGCAATGGGGATCCGGTTGCGTTACGCGGGTCGATCACCAGTCTGACAGCCGTGCCTTTGCCGGCGGCCGTGATTCTGTTCGGTGCCGGGCTTATCTCATTGGTCGGTTTGGGCGCAGGTGGGTTGAGGAATCTCCGCGGATCTAGGGCCTAG
- a CDS encoding hypothetical protein (conserved protein of unknown function), whose translation MNNSLCDHSLTYKGWWKIKNIPHVLRAMGIRRAINSMGRKSVSCYFDVGCSNGYITNLVASILNPEEVVGWDHTEANLDLGRQRYPHILFKCIDLNNPNESLKKADLVTCFETLEHVGNIEAALRNIYLMVKPGGFILISVPIESGLVGAIKYLIKTKIFRYTLDELSTDSNFRKNYEKALFSGADISSFRNQRDGWGSHFGFDYRLLEEYLFKNDNDIQKWTLGTTIFYLFQRGIPACTGGGVSKVPRLPVE comes from the coding sequence ATGAATAATTCCCTTTGTGATCATTCGTTAACGTACAAAGGATGGTGGAAAATCAAGAATATTCCTCATGTATTAAGAGCCATGGGAATTAGGCGAGCCATTAATTCTATGGGGCGTAAATCAGTCTCGTGCTATTTTGATGTGGGCTGTAGTAATGGCTATATAACCAATCTTGTTGCATCAATACTAAACCCTGAAGAGGTTGTTGGATGGGATCATACAGAAGCAAATCTTGATTTAGGTCGACAGCGGTACCCGCATATTTTATTTAAGTGTATTGATTTAAACAATCCAAATGAGAGCCTTAAGAAGGCAGATTTAGTTACATGCTTCGAGACGCTTGAGCATGTTGGGAACATTGAAGCTGCGTTGCGCAATATTTACCTGATGGTAAAGCCCGGTGGTTTCATACTGATAAGTGTGCCAATTGAATCTGGTTTAGTGGGGGCCATTAAATATTTAATTAAGACAAAGATTTTTAGATATACATTGGATGAGTTGTCTACAGACTCGAATTTTAGAAAGAACTATGAAAAGGCGCTTTTTTCGGGTGCTGACATTAGTTCATTCAGAAATCAACGCGATGGTTGGGGGTCGCATTTTGGTTTTGATTATCGTCTGCTAGAAGAATATTTGTTTAAAAACGATAACGATATACAGAAGTGGACGTTAGGAACTACAATCTTTTATCTGTTCCAGCGGGGGATCCCGGCCTGTACAGGCGGGGGTGTGAGCAAGGTCCCGCGGCTTCCGGTAGAATGA
- a CDS encoding transposase — translation MTRYRRKILVERVGKCLQVKSLEVEKYCPDWHVTEIGIDKGHAHVHMVIHLKYNLSFAVETIKKNTSRGLRDKFRFLDRVYWDRGGIWSTGYL, via the coding sequence GTGACCAGATACCGCCGCAAGATTCTTGTTGAGCGCGTGGGCAAGTGCTTACAAGTCAAGTCGCTAGAAGTGGAGAAATATTGCCCAGACTGGCACGTCACGGAGATCGGAATCGACAAGGGTCATGCGCATGTGCACATGGTGATCCACCTGAAATACAACCTGAGTTTTGCGGTGGAGACGATCAAGAAGAACACGAGTCGGGGGCTGCGGGACAAGTTTCGGTTTCTAGATAGGGTGTATTGGGATCGCGGCGGAATATGGTCAACCGGCTACCTGTAA
- a CDS encoding hypothetical protein (conserved membrane protein of unknown function), with product MINELFFSSMTALLLCMGLIPPLRLMAERFQVMDLPGGRKVHEHPVPRIGGLAFAIGACASIAWWGAKDDTTLSVLLGCVIIVGFGVWDDRVDLGYRTKLLGQLLGALAVVLGGGISFTTLPFLPDTEVPAWAGMLFTIVFLIGVSNAVNLTDGLDGLAGGLSFLTLSGIAYLAYLSSDATVLMLTVPFLGALLGFLRYNTYPARIFMGDGGSQLLGFMMGVLAILLTDSSRGPFSPSLALFLLGLPFLDTLGVTGQRLAEGRSPFVGDRAHVHHKILRVGLTHYEAVSVIYLIQASMLGIAYVLRWETDTVILPLYLALAVTVLILFVAAGRGFLPAPASREGVFLSNRTVTRLMSGPWLTDMPIRFLAVAVPLFLIALVFLPSTVPNDVGYLSIALFGIVLLGLSLSSQVAPYFVRGGLYVGTTFLLYVSDGSRMYGVSAVTIAHNAFFVVVAVMVILSLRFNEDNRFQTTPLDYLMVFLAVTFPLLPEVSADISHLGIFAAKLMVLFFSFELLLHAFSSRVKQLGLVSLWILFGLGIRILL from the coding sequence ATGATCAATGAACTCTTTTTCAGCTCTATGACTGCATTGCTCCTGTGCATGGGATTGATTCCGCCTCTACGGCTGATGGCGGAACGATTTCAGGTGATGGATTTGCCCGGGGGGCGAAAAGTACACGAGCATCCAGTCCCGCGTATCGGAGGCCTTGCCTTTGCCATCGGCGCGTGCGCGTCGATTGCTTGGTGGGGGGCAAAGGATGACACCACGCTCTCCGTGTTGCTGGGATGTGTGATTATCGTAGGATTCGGCGTATGGGATGATCGCGTTGACCTTGGTTATCGGACAAAATTACTCGGGCAGCTGCTTGGCGCTCTCGCCGTCGTCTTGGGCGGGGGCATTTCGTTTACGACTCTTCCATTTCTGCCTGACACGGAAGTGCCTGCATGGGCTGGAATGCTTTTCACCATCGTGTTTCTCATTGGGGTGTCAAACGCCGTGAACCTCACGGATGGGCTAGATGGCCTGGCGGGCGGACTGTCATTTCTGACGCTGAGCGGAATTGCCTATTTGGCGTATCTTTCCAGTGATGCAACCGTCCTGATGCTGACCGTTCCTTTCCTTGGGGCGCTCTTGGGGTTTTTGCGATACAACACGTACCCCGCACGAATTTTTATGGGAGATGGGGGAAGTCAGCTCCTAGGATTCATGATGGGCGTGCTGGCCATTCTGCTGACGGATTCATCACGCGGTCCGTTCAGTCCGAGTCTTGCTCTCTTCCTATTGGGGTTGCCGTTTCTGGACACGCTCGGCGTGACGGGTCAACGGTTGGCTGAGGGGCGGTCTCCATTTGTCGGTGACCGTGCTCATGTCCATCATAAAATCCTGCGTGTTGGACTCACTCATTACGAAGCCGTGAGCGTGATCTATCTCATTCAGGCAAGCATGTTAGGCATCGCGTATGTGCTGCGATGGGAAACGGATACCGTAATCCTACCGCTGTATCTCGCACTCGCCGTCACGGTATTGATCCTCTTTGTTGCCGCCGGACGAGGGTTTCTTCCTGCTCCCGCATCGCGCGAGGGAGTCTTTCTATCGAATCGTACTGTGACACGGCTTATGAGTGGCCCGTGGCTCACGGATATGCCGATCCGATTTTTAGCCGTGGCTGTGCCGTTGTTCCTCATTGCCTTGGTGTTTCTTCCATCGACCGTCCCGAATGACGTGGGGTATCTCTCGATCGCGTTGTTTGGGATCGTGCTGCTCGGTCTGTCATTGTCTTCCCAGGTGGCGCCGTACTTTGTGCGGGGCGGTCTCTATGTGGGAACGACATTCTTGCTGTACGTCAGCGATGGATCGCGTATGTACGGCGTGTCTGCGGTGACGATTGCGCACAATGCATTTTTTGTAGTCGTGGCCGTCATGGTGATCTTGAGTCTCCGCTTCAATGAAGACAATCGATTTCAGACGACCCCACTCGACTATTTGATGGTATTTCTGGCCGTTACATTCCCGCTTCTGCCGGAAGTCAGCGCGGATATCTCGCATTTGGGTATCTTTGCGGCCAAATTGATGGTCCTCTTTTTTTCCTTCGAATTGCTGCTCCACGCATTTTCCAGCCGTGTCAAACAGTTGGGACTCGTTTCGCTCTGGATTCTTTTCGGACTCGGAATTCGGATTTTGTTGTAG
- a CDS encoding hypothetical protein (conserved exported protein of unknown function) — protein MRMIKPWFRRGGILAAGLVLCSGLVATPAMAASITYNFTGDVREVNPLVSSQFNNSMTMKGSMTVDMADQEPGDSSYGFYEVQSFNVTIGGYTATLRPSSAGSIEILNDLLTNTGSLTDGLFAAMEQINGNNVNLLGPRFFAISLFGPDTLFGSDALLMSPPSVSSFNEVNDFRLVFGLIGVPGVVSGVVTSLTAVPLPAAVLLFGAGLILLVGLGAGGLRNLHGAKA, from the coding sequence ATGCGGATGATTAAACCATGGTTTAGGAGAGGGGGCATACTGGCGGCTGGGCTGGTACTGTGCAGCGGCTTGGTGGCCACGCCAGCCATGGCGGCATCGATTACCTATAACTTTACTGGGGACGTGAGGGAAGTCAACCCACTAGTGTCATCACAATTCAACAACTCCATGACGATGAAAGGCTCCATGACTGTCGACATGGCGGATCAAGAGCCTGGCGACAGCTCCTACGGGTTCTACGAGGTCCAAAGCTTCAACGTGACAATTGGAGGCTACACGGCCACGCTGAGGCCTTCTTCTGCAGGAAGCATCGAAATCCTTAATGATCTGCTGACGAATACTGGGTCGCTGACTGATGGTTTGTTCGCGGCCATGGAACAGATCAATGGCAATAATGTGAATCTTTTAGGTCCCAGATTCTTTGCCATATCACTTTTTGGACCAGACACGCTTTTCGGCAGCGATGCTTTGCTAATGTCTCCTCCAAGTGTGTCCTCCTTCAATGAAGTTAACGATTTTCGACTGGTCTTTGGACTTATTGGTGTGCCGGGAGTAGTTTCTGGAGTCGTTACCTCGTTAACCGCTGTTCCATTGCCGGCGGCCGTGCTTCTGTTCGGTGCCGGTCTGATTTTGCTGGTTGGTCTGGGAGCGGGAGGGTTAAGAAATCTCCACGGGGCCAAGGCGTAA